From Drosophila suzukii chromosome 2R, CBGP_Dsuzu_IsoJpt1.0, whole genome shotgun sequence, a single genomic window includes:
- the CAP gene encoding PHD finger protein rhinoceros isoform X25 has translation MPNNRNRNRNRSRNKRNRNQNQTQNQNPNTNNHLKAEGAEDRKEEQQEDLQIESVVTSLSSLDDNGNSGSVSNGPAENIQKVTNTLEKSEEEKKEESSEKPATVIQKEEDLDAEMGAKNSKHRKEKADKQAANGKAEEQVRPPPTIIRRPPGSPRQAKVIVHRVVREEDKANGKAESPEQHKVVESKEQQLEVVKPKKSEELVTKEPLTQQELPETSQLLEDAQQQHDAVEENLQSTNLENDDQQVTQKSDEVDYAKEPLKQEPKEPEQYVLQLEKAMEFVENAHQQHVAAVQGHQKPGDLVTNAQQPEQLATQDQKESQQQHVVVAPVLEKDQQQHVEIASKSLEKIPEKQIYQAQNPLSQQLPNQQTTSKVIIHQIHVETNDKDRERKAKPTFEEISSTSGALAGTLSPPPRYLVESPKNVSSGGQFSRFSRDVQIQELELTSDCSSGEFNSLQSPLVCEADSESEGSAVLGAERSPSDPQVPSTSRVEQQEQLRQKRAQKRNALESHFLPQLLNPRYLDSILEENGEATSFRNSTASASSGGSGDQAGNRTPKLNETFPRSQLDFSRRHKRREEAPTPLKLETKLLEESADLESCTRLQSALSPQSEDAELVYLSSSASSSVSDLMELELEQAAALAERALVDLDTDASRLIHRPDDEMSSTSTTTAERSETEAGTETETEREGEDGVEAEESRESTPVNPTIASSLSSLLSAATPTPTPTATPTIDEREQLAKDTNVSGGSAVSFGTASPLAATREEFVRNMDKVRELIEMTRREEEQGETPRSPSPQPPPVPPPPATIPPYSPQSELSSFHLTPQQLKRQESNDSHCSDSTTHSQCTAIHMASPPPTTTQPPTPPLRQKPAPPPTPSPAPPAPPAAPTPQSEPELSVADSDTDTDAIKKLRLLCTEQLASMPYGEQVLEELASVAQNIADQSPVSQGKMPYPLPQLPHIKELQLNASEGKSSSSAWLGLPTQSDPQLLVCLSPGQRELLDAQTQPDDLLDAHQKFVERRGYHELSKAQVLEQDQQQREQEQQQSEMLRTAAMMRELRKSLSPPAPPLPPPPVPLKSAETAAKATAHENAKRDDASEQKQKIESSSLENKPRRAADLDGQQQSAEHRQSSSTINPETMSKFPTLDSMESELAKMFPQHKSDIFEEQRKRFSNIEFPSHQNPVTQTKRYSNIETSSYESKKRLENGQVIYDVSTSSHEKQEQGDPPKEQPVPPIPPPPMMSATKLNGNTFIDGDVALKNSQPSKENQSGNGTYEEFRQRAKAAADAFGDPKEREGNQNGLDQDRVFKDFDRLSQQMHAELQTTREKREKSASLYDLSGLTRTGQHPKLEELQQRRHAHMQELEKEIERSARSRQERMSSVPRQMEATPPHTREIPIELEPRSRRAESLCNLNEAPPPRPHTTVGHYNHPTAVQDDWSRYANDLGYSENIARPFAREVEICYQRQNQRTPHQGIRAPRLSASTNDLSSSSHYSYDTFNAYGGRRTHAPMLNQAQQQQRPHYGSCYSMIERDPNPRYISTTSRRGVSPAPAAPLQQAAPAPQVPPPAYDRQQRRSSLPRELHEQQLKYILSKEEELKFEVERLQQERRRLMEEMQRAPVLPAPQRRESYRPTAKLPTLSEDEVFRQQMAEEWMNKVAEREERRQHKIIRISKIEDEQDHSTVDRATISDEFLDRVKERRHKLAMPADSDWESGAESQPQPAGQSQPESDVEAPPVRILEGQAEANLRQLPRHLREFAKFSTSEQLPDGGQMERHEEQERREEGNDNSHSSATKKTSIVKTYKVSRLPPSVQDEATETRNTTNHQINRSSDPQPGKFGANLNEFFASSPFRSKIFEEFDKYWRNFEHSASNTF, from the exons ATGCCCAATAACCGCAATCGTAATCGCAATCGCAGTCGCAACAAACGCAATCGAAACCAAAATCAAACTCAAAATCAAAACCCAAATACAAACAATCATCTAAAGGCAGAGGGGGCGGAGGATCGGaaggaggagcagcaggaggACTTACAAATCGAATCAGTAGTCACATCTTTATCCTCCTTAGATGATAATGGAAATTCTGGCAGCGTTTCAAATGGGCCAGCCGAAAACATCCAAAAGGTGACGAATACTCTTGAGAAAAGCGAGGaggaaaaaaaagaagaatcATCCGAGAAACCAGCAACAGTCAtccaaaaagaagaagattTGGACGCAGAAATGGGTGCCAAAAACTCAAAACATCGCAAGGAAAAGGCGGATAAACAGGCGGCCAATGGAAAAGCCGAAGAGCAAGTGCGTCCACCACCCACCATTATAAGAAGGCCACCCGGCAGCCCCCGTCAAGCCAAGGTCATAGTTCATCGTGTGGTGAGGGAAGAGGACAAGGCAAATGGCAAAGCTGAATCACCGGAGCAACACAAGGTTGTGGAATCCAAAGAGCAACAATTGGAGGTAGTTAAACCCAAGAAGTCGGAAGAACTGGTGACTAAGGAACCCCTAACTCAAcaggaacttcctgaaactaGTCAGTTATTAGAGGatgcacagcagcaacacgaTGCAGTTGAAGAAAATCTACAATCTACTAATTTAGAAAACGATGATCAACAGGTCACCCAAAAGTCAGATGAAGTGGATTATGCAAAGGAACCTTTAAAACAGGAGCCCAAAGAACCCGAGCAATATGTGTTGCAACTTGAAAAAGCCATGGAATTTGTAGAAAATGCACACCAGCAACATGTTGCTGCGGTGCAAGGACATCAAAAGCCAGGAGACTTGGTAACAAACGCACAGCAACCAGAACAACTTGCAACACAAGATCAAAAAGAatcacagcagcaacatgttgTTGTTGCACCTGTACTGGAGAAggaccagcagcaacatgttgAAATAGCTTCAAAATCCCTAGAGAAAATCCCGGAAAAGCAAATCTACCAAGCTCAAAATCCTCTTTCCCAGCAATTGCCCAACCAACAGACCACCTCCAAAGTGATTATCCACCAGATACACGTAGAAACCAACGATAAAGACCGCGAAAGAAAGGCTAAGCCCACCTTTGAGGAGATCAGCAGTACTTCCGGCGCTCTGGCCGGAACCCTATCGCCACCACCCCGCTATTTGGTGGAGTCACCCAAGAATGTATCCAGTGGTGGTCAGTTTTCCCGCTTCTCCCGCGATGTGCAAATCCAGGAGCTGGAACTGACCAGTGATTGCAGCTCTGGGGAGTTCAACTCACTGCAATCGCCGCTCGTCTGCGAAGCGGACTCGGAATCAGAGGGATCTGCAGTCTTGGGAGCTGAGCGATCTCCGTCTGATCCGCAGGTGCCGTCCACTAGTCGCGtggagcagcaggagcagctgcGTCAGAAGCGTGCCCAGAAACGGAACGCTCTGGAGTCGCACTTCCTGCCGCAGCTGCTCAATCCGCGCTATCTGGACAGCATCCTGGAGGAGAACGGCGAGGCGACCAGTTTCCGCAACTCCACGGCCTCCGCCTCCTCTGGTGGCAGTGGCGATCAGGCGGGGAATCGCACGCCCAAGCTGAACGAGACCTTTCCCAGGAGTCAGTTGGACTTTAGTCGGCGGCACAAGCGACGGGAGGAGGCACCCACGCCTCTGAAGTTGGAAACGAAGCTATTGGAGGAGTCAGCTGATCTGGAGAGCTGCACCCGTCTGCAGAGCGCCCTGTCGCCGCAATCCGAGGATGCGGAACTGGTGTACCTCAGCTCCTCGGCCTCCAGTAGTGTCTCCGACCTCATGGAACTGGAACTGGAGCAGGCGGCCGCCCTGGCGGAGCGGGCACTGGTGGATTTGGATACGGATGCCAGTCGGTTGATTCATCGGCCGGATGATGAGATGAGCAGCACCAGCACCACGACGGCGGAGAGAAGTGAGACGGAAGCGGGAACGGAAACGGAGACGGAGAGAGAGGGTGAGGATGGGGTAGAGGCCGAGGAGAGTCGCGAGAGCACACCTGTTAACCCGACAATTGCTAGTTCGCTTTCTTCGCTGCTGAGCGCCGCTACGCCGACGCCGACGCCGACAGCGACGCCCACGATCGACGAACGCGAGCAATTAGCAAAAGATACAAATGTATCTGGCGGATCGGCGGTTAGTTTCGGGACAGCATCGCCGCTAGCGGCCACGCGCGAGGAGTTCGTTCGCAACATGGACAAAGTGCGCGAGTTGATCGAGATGACGCGCCGCGAGGAGGAGCAAGGTGAAACGCCGCGTTCGCCGTCGCCTCAGCCACCGCCCGTTCCCCCACCCCCCGCCACAATACCGCCTTACAGTCCCCAATCCGAGTTGTCCTCGTTCCACCTGACCCCCCAGCAGCTGAAGCGGCAGGAGTCAAATGACTCCCACTGCTCCGACAGCACCACGCACAGCCAATGCACGGCCATCCACATGGCCAGTCCACCACCCACAACCACCCAGCCACCCACACCGCCACTCAGACAAAAGCctgcaccaccaccaacaccaTCACCCGCTCCACCCGCTCCACCCGCTGCACCCACCCCCCAATCAGAGCCAGAGCTTTCAGTTGCAGATTCGGATACGGATACGGATGCCATCAAGAAGCTGCGCCTCCTGTGCACCGAGCAGCTGGCCTCCATGCCCTATGGCGAACAGGTGCTCGAGGAGTTAGCCAGCGTGGCCCAGAACATAGCAGATCAATCGCCAGTCAGTCAGGGCAAGATGCCCTATCCCCTGCCCCAGTTGCCACACATCAAGGAGTTGCAGTTGAACGCCAGCGAGGGCaagtcctcctcctccgcctggCTGGGACTGCCCACTCAGTCGGATCCCCAGCTCCTCGTTTGCCTCTCACCTGGTCAGCGCGAACTCCTGGATGCCCAGACCCAGCCGGATGACCTGCTCGATGCCCATCAAAAGTTCGTGGAACGTCGTGGCTACCATGAGCTGTCCAAGGCCCAGGTTCTCGAGCAGGATCAGCAGCAGcgggagcaggagcagcagcagagCGAGATGCTCAGGACGGCGGCAATGATGCGCGAGTTGCGCAAGAGCCTCTCGCCGCCGgcgccccccctccccccaccGCCTGTGCCGCTGAAGAGCGCCGAAACGGCGGCCAAGGCGACCGCTCATGAAAACGCCAAGAGAGATGACGCAAGCGAGCAAAAGCAGAAGATCGAATCGTCATCGCTTGAAAATAAACCAAGGCGAGCAGCTGATCTTGATGGCCAGCAGCAGTCGGCAGAGCACCGCCAGAGCAGCAGTACCATCAATCCAGAGACCATGTCCAAGTTTCCCACGCTGGACAGCATGGAGAGCGAGCTGGCCAAGATGTTCCCCCAGCACAAGAGCGATATATTCGAGGAGCAGCGCAAGCGTTTCTCCAATATTGAGTTCCCCAGCCATCAAAATCCAGTCACTCAAACCAAACGCTACTCCAACATCGAGACGAGTAGCTATGAGTCCAAGAAGCGCCTGGAGAATGGTCAGGTAATCTACGATGTAAGCACCTCCAGCCATGAGAAGCAGGAGCAGGGTGATCCGCCCAAGGAACAGCCCGTGCCGCCTATCCCCCCGCCGCCCATGATGTCAGCAACGAAATTAAACGGTAACACTTTCATTGATGGAGACGTGGCGCTTAAAAATAGCCAGCCATCGAAAGAGAACCAAAGCGGCAACGGTACGTATGAGGAATTTCGGCAGCGTGCCAAGGCCGCCGCAGATGCTTTTGGAGATCCGAAGGAGAGGGAGGGGAATCAGAATGGCCTGGACCAAGACCGCGTGTTTAAGGATTTCGATAGGCTTTCGCAGCAGATGCACGCCGAACTGCAGACCACCAGGGAGAAGCGGGAGAAGTCCGCCTCCCTGTACGATCTGAGTGGCCTCACCCGAACGGGTCAGCATCCCAAGCTGGAGGAACTGCAGCAGAGGCGGCATGCCCACATGCAGGAGCTGGAGAAGGAGATAGAACGCTCTGCCAGATCCCGACAGGAGCGCATGTCCTCGGTGCCGCGGCAGATGGAGGCCACCCCGCCGCATACCCGCGAGATTCCCATCGAACTGGAGCCCCGATCCCGACGAGCCGAGTCCCTGTGCAACCTGAACGAGGCACCACCACCACGTCCGCACACCACAGTGGGTCACTACAATCATCCAACGGCTGTGCAGGACGACTGGTCGCGGTATGCCAACGATTTGGGTTACTCGGAGAATATAGCTCGACCTTTTGCCCGGGAGGTGGAGATCTGCTATCAGCGACAGAATCAGAGGACACCACACCAGGGCATCCGGGCTCCGCGGCTCTCGGCCAGCACCAATGACCTGAGCAGCTCCAGCCACTACAGCTATGATACCTTCAATGCGTATGGCGGCAGGAGGACCCATGCTCCCATGTTGAACCAGgcgcaacagcagcagcgtCCCCACTACGGCAGTTGTTACTCCATGATCGAGCGGGATCCCAATCCCAGGTACATCAGCACCACCTCGAGGAGGGGCGTGAGTCCAGCACCAGCTGCTCCACTGCAACAGGCTGCACCCGCACCACAGGTGCCACCACCCGCCTACGATCGCCAGCAGAGGAGATCCTCGCTGCCCAGGGAGCTGCACGAGCAGCAGCTGAAGTACATCCTGTCCAAGGAGGAGGAGCTGAAGTTCGAGGTGGAGCGACTGCAGCAGGAACGCCGTCGGCTGATGGAGGAGATGCAGCGGGCTCCGGTGTTGCCTGCTCCCCAGAGGCGGGAAAGCTACAGACCCACCGCCAAGTTGCCCACCCTGAGCGAGGATGAGGTATTCCGGCAGCAAATGGCCGAGGAGTGGATGAACAAGGTGGCCGAGCGGGAGGAGAGGCGTCAGCACAAGATCATACGCATATCAAAGATCGAGGATGAGCAGGATCACTCCACGGTGGACAGGGCGACCATTAGCGATGAGTTCCTGGACAGGGTGAAGGAGCGTCGCCACAAGTTGGCCATGCCGGCGGACAGCGATTGGGAGAGTGGAGCGGAGTCGCAGCCCCAGCCAGCTGGGCAATCCCAACCGGAATCGGATGTGGAGGCGCCACCCGTTCGCATACTCGAGGGCCAGGCAGAGGCCAATCTCCGCCAGCTGCCGCGTCACCTGAGGGAGTTCGCCAAGTTCTCCACCAGCGAGCAGCTGCCGGATGGCGGCCAAATGGAGCGGCACGAGGAGCAGGAACGCCGGGAGGAGGGCAACGACAATTCGCACAGCAGTGCCACCAAGAAGACCAGCATCGTGAAGACGTACAAGGTGTCCCGACTGCCGCCTTCCGTCCAGG ACGAGGCCACAGAAACCAGGAACACCACAAACCACCAGATAAATCGCTCCAGCGATCCCCAGCCGGGAAAATTTGGTGCTAACCTGAACGAGTTTTTCGCCAGCTCGCCCTTCCGATCGAAAATCTTCGAAGAGTTCGACAAGTACTGGCGAAACTTCGAGCACTCCGCCTCGAACACTTTCTAG
- the LOC108009011 gene encoding uncharacterized protein isoform X2 — protein sequence MRRISFWQRPKVTHFAFLVFFVYIFLLVSYKFLQNERLREDLAKTQRQLIFERPNPHWDYSNSWRRIGNSSLRHEIYSAYFDVRTDIIGNVRFDEEQMTIGSLRVFAVLPERLRDSSVNCIVRFSDFTSQEIVAEEAGAMHDVHNNTFAAWSVMCPLHASRRAPLRLPQAVALAYASNRLSHLSPTFIQISYPRNMTNLFSRSRPAISVCVGPLQENYSDVLRLVEFVEMYRLQGATHFYFYYVEATEEVRSVLEHYQRIGLADVFEWNVQAHLRDLHYAGIVAQFNDCVYRANVVDNFRYAAVVDLDEVMMPLKHNSLADYLRQCDEGRTAGFVFRNVFFHRRDSNDTFNAPAHVLNRLLYTQSKVRRTLEVLPAYVRSKVVVNARAIVEMGNHQVYRSAPGFADHVVHPTVGLLFHYRDKCINCKMVLIVDYTARRFGSLLFDRVDNTCLEVFLNRGICDLV from the exons ATGCGTCGGATTTCCTTCTGGCAGCGACCAAAGGTGACGCATTTCGCATTTCTGGTCTTCTTTGTGTACATTTTCCTTCTCGTCAGTTATAAATTCCTACAA AACGAACGGCTGCGCGAGGATCTGGCCAAAACGCAGCGCCAGTTGATCTTTGAGCGGCCCAATCCGCACTGGGACTACAGCAACAGTTGGCGCAGGATAGGCAACAGCTCGCTCAGACATGAAATATACTCGGCATACTTCGATGTGAGGACGGATATTATAG gGAATGTCCGTTTCGATGAAGAGCAGATGACCATAGGATCCCTTCGTGTCTTCGCCGTTCTGCCGGAGCGTTTGCGCGACTCCTCGGTGAACTGCATCGTGCGCTTCTCGGACTTCACCAGCCAGGAGATCGTGGCCGAGGAGGCGGGGGCCATGCACGATGTGCACAACAACACCTTTGCGGCGTGGAGCGTCATGTGTCCGCTGCACGCCTCCCGCCGCGCCCCCCTGCGACTTCCCCAAGCGGTGGCCTTGGCCTACGCCTCCAACCGACTGAGTCATCTAAGTCCAACCTTTATTCAGATCAG TTATCCCCGCAACATGACCAACTTGTTTAGCCGATCCCGTCCCGCGATCTCCGTGTGCGTGGGTCCCTTGCAGGAGAACTATTCCGATGTGCTCCGCCTGGTGGAGTTCGTGGAGATGTACCGCCTGCAGGGCGCCACCCACTTCTACTTCTACTACGTGGAGGCCACCGAGGAGGTGCGTAGCGTGCTGGAGCATTACCAACGGATCGGACTGGCGGATGTCTTCGAGTGGAATGTCCAGGCCCATCTGAGGGATCTCCACTACGCTGGCATAGTGGCGCAGTTCAATGACTGCGTCTATCGGGCCAATGTGGTGGACAACTTCCGGTATGCAGCGGTGGTGGACCTGGACGAGGTGATGATGCCGCTGAAGCACAACTCTCTGGCGGATTACCTGCGTCAGTGCGACGAGGGACGCACCGCGGGCTTTGTCTTCCGCAACGTCTTCTTCCACAGGCGGGACAGCAACGACACCTTCAACGCCCCCGCCCATGTGCTCAATAGGCTGCTGTATACCCAGTCCAAGGTCAGGAGGACCCTGGAGGTATTGCCCGCTTACGTAAGGAGCAAGGTGGTGGTCAATGCCAGGGCCATTGTGGAGATGGGCAATCACCAGGTCTACCGCTCTGCCCCTGGATTCGCCGATCATGTGGTCCATCCCACGGTGGGCTTACTATTTCACTATCGCGACAAGTGCATCAACTGCAAGATGGTGCTGATCGTGGACTATACGGCCAGAAGATTTGGCTCTTTGCTCTTCGATCGAGTGGACAACACGTGCCTCGAAGTTTTCCTAAACCGCGGCATCTGCGATCTGGTATAG
- the LOC108009011 gene encoding uncharacterized protein isoform X1: MLVVQENRFQHVYFALSALVASAMLVLVYISMRSSLNERLREDLAKTQRQLIFERPNPHWDYSNSWRRIGNSSLRHEIYSAYFDVRTDIIGNVRFDEEQMTIGSLRVFAVLPERLRDSSVNCIVRFSDFTSQEIVAEEAGAMHDVHNNTFAAWSVMCPLHASRRAPLRLPQAVALAYASNRLSHLSPTFIQISYPRNMTNLFSRSRPAISVCVGPLQENYSDVLRLVEFVEMYRLQGATHFYFYYVEATEEVRSVLEHYQRIGLADVFEWNVQAHLRDLHYAGIVAQFNDCVYRANVVDNFRYAAVVDLDEVMMPLKHNSLADYLRQCDEGRTAGFVFRNVFFHRRDSNDTFNAPAHVLNRLLYTQSKVRRTLEVLPAYVRSKVVVNARAIVEMGNHQVYRSAPGFADHVVHPTVGLLFHYRDKCINCKMVLIVDYTARRFGSLLFDRVDNTCLEVFLNRGICDLV; encoded by the exons ATGCTTGTCGTCCAGGAGAACCGCTTCCAGCATGTGTACTTCGCGCTATCCGCCCTGGTGGCCAGCGCCATGCTCGTCCTGGTCTACATATCCATGCGCTCGAGCCTT AACGAACGGCTGCGCGAGGATCTGGCCAAAACGCAGCGCCAGTTGATCTTTGAGCGGCCCAATCCGCACTGGGACTACAGCAACAGTTGGCGCAGGATAGGCAACAGCTCGCTCAGACATGAAATATACTCGGCATACTTCGATGTGAGGACGGATATTATAG gGAATGTCCGTTTCGATGAAGAGCAGATGACCATAGGATCCCTTCGTGTCTTCGCCGTTCTGCCGGAGCGTTTGCGCGACTCCTCGGTGAACTGCATCGTGCGCTTCTCGGACTTCACCAGCCAGGAGATCGTGGCCGAGGAGGCGGGGGCCATGCACGATGTGCACAACAACACCTTTGCGGCGTGGAGCGTCATGTGTCCGCTGCACGCCTCCCGCCGCGCCCCCCTGCGACTTCCCCAAGCGGTGGCCTTGGCCTACGCCTCCAACCGACTGAGTCATCTAAGTCCAACCTTTATTCAGATCAG TTATCCCCGCAACATGACCAACTTGTTTAGCCGATCCCGTCCCGCGATCTCCGTGTGCGTGGGTCCCTTGCAGGAGAACTATTCCGATGTGCTCCGCCTGGTGGAGTTCGTGGAGATGTACCGCCTGCAGGGCGCCACCCACTTCTACTTCTACTACGTGGAGGCCACCGAGGAGGTGCGTAGCGTGCTGGAGCATTACCAACGGATCGGACTGGCGGATGTCTTCGAGTGGAATGTCCAGGCCCATCTGAGGGATCTCCACTACGCTGGCATAGTGGCGCAGTTCAATGACTGCGTCTATCGGGCCAATGTGGTGGACAACTTCCGGTATGCAGCGGTGGTGGACCTGGACGAGGTGATGATGCCGCTGAAGCACAACTCTCTGGCGGATTACCTGCGTCAGTGCGACGAGGGACGCACCGCGGGCTTTGTCTTCCGCAACGTCTTCTTCCACAGGCGGGACAGCAACGACACCTTCAACGCCCCCGCCCATGTGCTCAATAGGCTGCTGTATACCCAGTCCAAGGTCAGGAGGACCCTGGAGGTATTGCCCGCTTACGTAAGGAGCAAGGTGGTGGTCAATGCCAGGGCCATTGTGGAGATGGGCAATCACCAGGTCTACCGCTCTGCCCCTGGATTCGCCGATCATGTGGTCCATCCCACGGTGGGCTTACTATTTCACTATCGCGACAAGTGCATCAACTGCAAGATGGTGCTGATCGTGGACTATACGGCCAGAAGATTTGGCTCTTTGCTCTTCGATCGAGTGGACAACACGTGCCTCGAAGTTTTCCTAAACCGCGGCATCTGCGATCTGGTATAG